ATTCTCCAGACTGGAGATATGCCCCGCTTCCGGCACCAGTACCCACGGGCAACCGATCAATTCAGCCATTTCCTGTGCCTCCGACGGCGGTCGCGGTTTGTCCTGATCGCCGCACAGCACCAGGGTGGTCGCGGCATTCAGTTCGCCCAGGCGCGGCAACAGATCATCACGACTGAAGGTGATACGCCCCATCGGCACGATGCTTTCGCGCAGGCGATCCGCGGTGTAGGCCGCCAGTTTGGCGCGGAAGTCCTGATACAGCGCCGACTGCGGATCGATGCCCGGGCGGAAGAAGATCGGCACCACGATGTCGAGCAACTGAGGCGCAATCTCGCCGCTTTCCTCGATCTGCTTGAACAGCGAGAAATAGTACTGACGGGTTGGCTCAGGCTCGACGCCGACGTAGGTGTCGAGCAGTACCAGACC
The Pseudomonas fluorescens genome window above contains:
- a CDS encoding alpha/beta fold hydrolase, which gives rise to MPFFTVDGQALHYIDQGTGPAVLLAGSYLWDTAMWAPQIAALSPHYRVIALDLWGHGESGRLPPGTTSLDDIARQVEALLDHLQIERVTLAGLSVGGMWGVRLALSAPQRINGLVLLDTYVGVEPEPTRQYYFSLFKQIEESGEIAPQLLDIVVPIFFRPGIDPQSALYQDFRAKLAAYTADRLRESIVPMGRITFSRDDLLPRLGELNAATTLVLCGDQDKPRPPSEAQEMAELIGCPWVLVPEAGHISSLENPQFVSEVLFTFLAERNR